A part of Astyanax mexicanus isolate ESR-SI-001 chromosome 2, AstMex3_surface, whole genome shotgun sequence genomic DNA contains:
- the LOC103031542 gene encoding clathrin coat assembly protein AP180 isoform X1, with the protein MSGQTLTDRIAAAQYQLTGSDVARAVCKATTHEVMAPKKKHLDYLISATNETNVNIPQLADTLFERAMNASWVVVFKALVTTHHMCIHGNERFIQYLASRTSLFNLSNFIDKTGSHGYDMSTFIRRYARYLNEKAYAYRAMAFDFTRVKKGADGVMRTMAPDKLLKAMPALQTQVDTLLEFDVHPKDLNNGIINGAFMLLFKDLIKLFASYNDGIINLLEKYFKMKKSDCKESLEIYKRFLTRVTKISEFMKIAEQVGVDKNDIPDISYAPSSILESLETHMNSLEGKKG; encoded by the exons ATGTCTGGCCAGACGCTGACTGACCGTATCGCCGCCGCGCAGTACCAACTGACCGGGTCAGACGTGGCGCGAGCTGTGTGCAAAGCTACCACGCACGAAGTGATGGCGCCCAAGAAGAAGCACCTGGACT ATCTGATCTCTGCTACCAATGAGACCAACGTGAACATCCCACAATTGGCTGATACTTTGTTCGAAAGAGCTATGAATGCCAGCTGGGTGGTTGTCTTCAAAGCCCTTGTCACCACCCACCACATGTGCATCCATGGCAACGAG AGGTTTATCCAGTATTTGGCTTCCAGGACATCCCTATTCAACCTGAGCAATTTTATTGACAAAACTGGAAGCCATG GCTATGACATGTCCACATTCATCAGACGATATGCACGTTACCTGAATGAGAAGGCGTACGCTTACCGTGCAATGGCATTCGACTTTACTCGAGTCAAGAAAGG TGCTGATGGAGTGATGAGGACCATGGCTCCTGATAAACTGCTCAAGGCTATGCCTGCTCTGCAGACTCAAGTGGACACCCTTTTGGAATTTGAT GTTCATCCCAAAGACTTGAACAATGGCATTATTAATGGAGCTTTCATGCTTCTCTTCAAGGATTTAATCAAGCTATTTGCATCCTACAATGATGGAATTATCAACTTATTAG agaaatattttaaaatgaagaagTCTGACTGCAAGGAATCTCTTGAGATCTACAAGCGGTTCTTAACCCGAGTGACGAAGATTTCAGAGTTTATGAAAATTGCAGAG CAAGTTGGAGTGGACAAAAATGACATTCCTGACATATCTTAT GCCCCCAGCAGTATTCTGGAGTCTCTAGAAACACACATGAACAGTCTAGAAGGAAAGAAAGGGTAA